The Candidatus Neomarinimicrobiota bacterium DNA window CTACCTTTCTTCGTCAAAAAACTCAACAAACTCATCTTTGAGATGGGCTACTTTGTCCATGATGAGCTCCGGAGTAATTTTGCCGAAGGTAATAAGTTCCTCCAATGCCACTTCAGCCATTTTAACTTTGTTTTTGTCGCTGCTTGAGATGATAACCGAGTCCGAAAATTGGGATATGACAAGCTTTGCTCCGGTTGACGACTCAAACGTTCTTATATTTCTCCCGCTTGAACCGATAACCCAGCTTTTAATCTCTGCCCGCGGAAGCATATATACCGAAAATATAATCTTTTTACCCGAGCCTTCCGAGTGTTTTTTCAGAGACTCTTCTATCAATCCGACGACTTCCTTGTTGACTGTTTCACGCGCATTTTCTTCAATTCGTTCTTTTAATTCACGCATTTCCGATTCTAATTGTCTTTCAAGATTTTTCATCAGGTTCTTCCGGGCTTTGTCCTGAGATAGCCCGGAAATACTTGAGAGCTTGTTCGTTTCCTCGGATATCAGATTATTCAACTCCGCTTCTTTTTCAGCGAGGATCCTTTCTTGCTGCTTAATTACGCGTTGCCTTTCGGAGAGGGTTTTCTCTCTTTTTTTAAGCTCTCTTTCTTTTCTTTGAATCCACTTACTCTGATCTCCGGTACCGTTTCCCCGATTTTTTCTGTTATCTGCTTTATTCCCTTTTCTGAAGGCTTTACCACCGCCGTAGTTCGCTCCTTTGGTCCTCGTTACCACCCAGACTATGCTTGCGGTGACTACAGCCAGCGCTGCAATAATTGCTGAAAGTTCGATATATCCAAACATGACCATTCCTCCCATAGGGGCA harbors:
- a CDS encoding DUF3552 domain-containing protein produces the protein MFGYIELSAIIAALAVVTASIVWVVTRTKGANYGGGKAFRKGNKADNRKNRGNGTGDQSKWIQRKERELKKREKTLSERQRVIKQQERILAEKEAELNNLISEETNKLSSISGLSQDKARKNLMKNLERQLESEMRELKERIEENARETVNKEVVGLIEESLKKHSEGSGKKIIFSVYMLPRAEIKSWVIGSSGRNIRTFESSTGAKLVISQFSDSVIISSSDKNKVKMAEVALEELITFGKITPELIMDKVAHLKDEFVEFFDEER